From the genome of Spinacia oleracea cultivar Varoflay chromosome 2, BTI_SOV_V1, whole genome shotgun sequence, one region includes:
- the LOC110800665 gene encoding autophagy-related protein 11, translating into MSSNVTGGYIGRGKLLIHIAENGHSYELDCDGSTVVEAVQRFIESMGGVQFGDQLLLCGDMKLESNEVLGTYKLPSDEQEVFCFNKARLQANAVPPPQEQIEIQVIPEPSPPSSNHDAHPLDNAVDPALKALPSYERQFRYHYHCGHAIYSRTIGKFEVCERLLREQKVQERAIEIARRNLDYFFRILNQNYLDFLKCYSQQHRSHSDLLLNFTREIEKLRSCKLIPALQTSSRKCLLDLVKEENLRKWVENCTCSHKQFENKVSQFKHVFGKLKHDVEELFSSKSLLPIRDLELMIKEQYRQVNEQRSIMQSLSKDVSTVKKLVDDCLSSQLSSSLRPHDAVSALGPMYDVHDKSHLPKMTACDSSISDLLDYCTDKKNEMNNFVHSYMQKIAYIQHTIKDVRLQFNAFSEAIKRQDAVFEGLKVVRGIGPAYRSCLAEVVRRKASMKLYMGMAGQLAEKLATKREDEVRRREDFLKAQSSFIPRDVLAAMGLFDTPSQCDVNIVPFDTSLLDIDIRDIDCYAPESLVGLPFRSEKSGSSRTSLSMSNNSSVEGNAVVTHEKDEDLLDFCDLADVAGTSKMEVENAKLRADLASAIARICSFSPDVEYESLDDSNIDSLLKNAAEKTAEALQQKDEYVKHLQLMLKAKQQQCQSYEKRIEELATQLSDQYMQARKCLDKSDATYAKSDDCRSGISDHGERQLACRSSDLMDEISCTSNPADAKDGLLPRMTGKAQEVDENMTDSSGIQNPHLDSSMMDPQRDDQLLATGSSVDVLPSEAPGDLSLSTAKVNTDHVLELQSALEDKANQLTETETRLKSALEDISKLGLEMESSRKLLDESQMNCAHLENCLHEARQEAQTHLCAADRRASEYNTLRASAVKMRGLFERLKSCVNASGGVTGFADALRSLAQSLVSSTSDGEDDGNVEFRTCIRVLADKVGILSRQRAELLDRYSKAEAANKQLSKDLEERKELVKTLYTKHQLEKQANKEKISFCRFEVHEIAAFVLNSSGHYEAISRNCPNYFLSPESVALFIDHLPIRPAYIIGQIVHIERRVVSRHERSSSSGGDQPDSSDSTLATRLPVGCEYFIVTVAMLPDNTTTTIHSPVPS; encoded by the exons ATGAGCTCGAATGTCACTGGTGGATACATAGGTAGGGGGAAGCTTTTGATCCATATTGCTGAAAATGGACATTCATATGAGCTCGATTGCGATGGTTCCACTGTTGTTGAGGCAGTTCAAAGGTTTATTGAATCAATGGGAGGGGTTCAGTTTGGTGACCAGCTTCTTCTGTGTGGGGATATGAAGTTAGAGTCTAATGAGGTGCTTGGGACATACAAGCTGCCTTCTGATGAACAAGAAGTGTTCTGTTTCAACAAGGCGAGATTGCAAGCCAATGCTGTACCCCCTCCTCAAGAACAAATTGAAATCCAGGTCATTCCAGAGCCATCTCCACCATCTTCGAACCATGATGCTCATCCATTGGATAATGCTGTTGATCCTGCACTCAAAGCGTTGCCTTCTTATGAACGACAGTTTCGGTACCATTACCATTGTGGGCATGCCATATACAGTAGAACAATTGGGAAATTTGAAGTCTGTGAGAGGCTTCTGAGAGAGCAGAAGGTGCAAGAAAGGGCTATAGAGATTGCAAGGCGTAACTTGGATTACTTTTTTAGGATACTTAATCAAAATTACTTGGATTTTCTGAAGTGTTATTCGCAGCAGCACCGTTCACATTCTGATCTGTTGTTGAATTTTACAAGGGAAATCGAAAAGTTAAGATCTTGTAAACTTATCCCAGCTCTACAAACATCCTCTCGCAAGTGTCTACTGGATCTTGTAAAAGAAGAAAACTTGAGGAAATGGGTTGAGAATTGTACCTGTTCTCACAAGCAGTTTGAGAACAAGGTTTCACAATTCAAGCACGTGTTTGGAAAACTGAAGCATGACGTTGAAGAACTATTTTCAAGCAAATCATTGTTGCCAATTAGGGATCTGGAGTTGATGATCAAGGAACAATATCGACAAGTGAATGAACAGAGGAGTATTATGCAATCTTTAAG CAAGGATGTTAGCACAGTAAAAAAACTGGTGGATGATTGTCTATCAAGCCAGTTATCCTCTTCTCTCCGGCCTCATGACGCAGTTTCTGCCCTAGGCCCTATGTATGATGTCCACGATAAAAGTCATCTTCCTAAGATGACAGCTTGTGACAGCTCAATATCTGATCTTCTTGATTACTGCACAGATAAAAAGAATGAAATGAATAATTTTGTTCACAGTTACATGCAAAAAATTGCATATATTCAACATACCATCAAAGATGTTCGTTTGCAATTCAATGCTTTCTCAGAGGCAATTAAGCGTCAGGATGCTGTTTTTGAGGGCTTAAAGGTGGTTCGTGGTATTGGCCCTGCTTATAGATCATGTCTAGCTGAAGTAGTGAGAAGAAAAGCCTCAATGAAGCTTTACATGGGCATGGCAGGACAATTGGCTGAAAAACTTGCTACAAAGAGGGAGGATGAGGTGAGGAGACGAGAGGATTTTTTGAAGGCACAAAGCTCATTTATACCGAGGGATGTATTAGCTGCCATGGGATTGTTTGATACTCCTAGCCAATGTGATGTTAATATTGTTCCATTTGACACTAGCTTGCTTGATATTGATATCAGGGATATTGACTGTTACGCACCTGAGTCTTTGGTTGGACTTCCATTCAGGAGCGAGAAATCCGGATCTTCTAGGACCTCACTTTCTATGTCCAACAACAGTTCTGTTGAAGGAAATGCTGTTGTTACTCATGAAAAGGACGAGGACCTCCTTGATTTTTGTGACTTAGCAGATGTTGCTGGAACTAGTAAAATGGAAGTTGAAAATGCAAAACTGAGAGCTGACCTTGCTTCAGCAATTGCAAGGATTTGTTCTTTCAGCCCTGATGTGGAATATGAATCACTTGATGATAGTAACATAGACAGTTTGCTGAAAAATGCTGCTGAGAAAACAGCTGAAGCATTGCAACAGAAAGATGAATACGTTAAACATCTTCAATTGATGTTGAAGGCCAAACAACAGCAGTGTCAATCGTATGAGAAACGGATTGAAGAGTTGGCTACGCAATTGTCTGACCAGTATATGCAGGCACGGAAATGTTTGGACAAAAGTGATGCCACTTATGCAAAATCAGATGATTGCAGGTCAGGAATTTCGGATCATGGAGAGAGACAACTTGCTTGCCGATCTAGTGATCTCATGGATGAGATTTCTTGCACATCTAACCCAGCTGATGCAAAAGATGGACTTTTGCCTAGGATGACTGGCAAAGCCCAAGAAGTAGACGAGAATATGACCGACTCTTCTGGAATCCAGAATCCTCATTTAGACTCATCTATGATGGATCCACAACGAGATGATCAGCTGCTTGCTACTGGTAGTTCTGTAGATGTCCTCCCTTCTGAAGCTCCTGGTGACCTTAGTCTGAGCACTGCTAAGGTCAATACGGATCATGTGTTGGAACTGCAAAGTGCACTTGAAGACAAGGCAAATCAACTGACTGAAACTGAAACCAGGCTCAAATCTGCATTGGAGGATATATCGAAGCTTGGCTTAGAGATGGAAAGCAGCAGGAAGCTACTAGATGAATCACAG ATGAATTGTGCTCACCTAGAGAACTGCCTGCATGAAGCTAGGCAAGAAGCCCAAACTCATCTTTGTGCTGCTGACCGGAGAGCTTCAGAATACAACACACTACGTGCATCTGCTGTGAAAATGCGTGGCCTCTTTGAAAGACTCAAGTCTTGTGTCAATGCTTCCGGGGGGGTTACTGGTTTCGCCGATGCGTTGCGTTCTTTAGCTCAATCTCTTGTCAG CTCTACCAGCGATGGTGAAGATGATGGTAATGTCGAGTTTCGTACATGTATAAGGGTCCTTGCTGATAAAGTTGGTATTTTATCGAGGCAACGTGCTGAGCTGCTCGATAGGTACTCAAAGGCTGAAGCTGCAAACAAGCAGCTCTCAAAGGATTTGGAAGAGAGGAAAGAATTGGTTAAGACTTTATACACAAAGCATCAACTTGAGAAACAG GCAAATAAGGAAAAAATCTCTTTTTGCCGTTTCGAGGTCCATGAGATTGCTGCCTTTGTCCTCAATTCATCAGGGCATTATGAAGCAATAAGCAGGAACTGCCCCAATTATTTTCTATCTCCAGAATCCGTTGCCTTGTTCATCGATCATCTTCCCATTCGACCTGCCTATATAATTGGTCAGATTGTTCACATTGAGAGACGTGTTGTGTCAAGGCACGAACGCAGCAGCAGCAGTGGAGGTGATCAACCTGATTCATCTGATAGCACCTTAGCCACTCGTCTTCCTGTGGGATGTGAATACTTCATTGTAACAGTTGCTATGCTGCCTGATaataccaccaccaccattcaTTCGCCAGTGCCTTCCTGA
- the LOC110800666 gene encoding uncharacterized protein isoform X2 encodes MSNKREKEAGREKNSGGQGLVLLSNNIGTGKPTRTGKLSDNSVRKSCSATVPCSPNKIKKAEECTGAAKKAANNGGVSETEPKKSGAKTVSSRVWKARDSVEVKHTASEEGEQETAQVTPPPRIVKRTDKKTTEKVASPQQVWREKAQPESTDTKELSARKQQLQSTKTTDSSPLTSKSKKSATQKKVKNKEPSSKEQSSKGKQVQKKKAEHHKASTSSRSDLAPPSYLEYHLEWDGFNEPVNHIGVCCSLCEMDLGVAPYDGYDDGDSEFSAIPVVAVLPCGHSFHYYCLNLGELEGQQEEPPCIFCESFMSS; translated from the exons ATGTCcaacaagagagagaaagaagcagGAAGAGAGAAGAACTCTGGTGGTCAGGGCCTTGTATTGCTCTCTAATAATATTGGTACTGGTAAACCTACACGCACTGGTAAATTGTCTGATAATTCAGTGCGAAAAAGCTGTTCTGCGACTGTTCCTTGCAGTCCAAATAAAATTAAGAAGGCAGAGGAATGTACAGGTGCTGCTAAAAAAGCTGCTAATAATGGGGGTGTTTCTGAGACTGAACCCAAGAAATCTGGAGCTAAAACCGTTTCCTCCCGTGTCTGGAAAGCTAGAGATTCTGTTGAAGTTAAACATACTGCATCTGAGGaag GTGAACAGGAAACAGCCCAGGTGACTCCACCTCCTAGGATTGTAAAACGGACGGATAAGAAAACAACAGAAAAGGTTGCATCCCCTCAGCAGGTATGGAGAGAGAAAGCGCAACCTGAGTCCACTGATACGAAGGAGCTTTCTGCAAGAAAACAGCAATTGCAGTCCACTAAAACAACTGATTCTAGTCCTCTCACTAGCAAGTCTAAGAAGTCTGCGACTCAAAAAAAGGTTAAAAATAAGGAACCTTCATCTAAAGAACAATCATCTAAAGGGAAGCAGGTCCAGAAAAAGAAAGCTGAACATCATAAAGCTTCTACCAGCAGCAGATCAGATTTGGCACCACCGAGTTATCTTGAATATCATTTAGAATGGGATG GTTTTAATGAACCTGTCAACCATATTGGAGTATGTTGCTCTCTATGTGAGATGGATCTAGGGGTTGCACCATATGATGGTTATGACGACGGGGATAGTGAGTTCTCCGCAATACCAGTAGTAGCAGTTTTGCCTTGTGGGCATTCCTTTCATTATTATTGCCTGAATCTTGGTGAGCTTGAAGGACAGCAGGAAGAGCCGCCTTGTATTTTTTGCGAAAGTTTCATGTCTTCTTGA
- the LOC110800666 gene encoding uncharacterized protein isoform X1 — protein MSNKREKEAGREKNSGGQGLVLLSNNIGTGKPTRTGKLSDNSVRKSCSATVPCSPNKIKKAEECTGAAKKAANNGGVSETEPKKSGAKTVSSRVWKARDSVEVKHTASEEAGEQETAQVTPPPRIVKRTDKKTTEKVASPQQVWREKAQPESTDTKELSARKQQLQSTKTTDSSPLTSKSKKSATQKKVKNKEPSSKEQSSKGKQVQKKKAEHHKASTSSRSDLAPPSYLEYHLEWDGFNEPVNHIGVCCSLCEMDLGVAPYDGYDDGDSEFSAIPVVAVLPCGHSFHYYCLNLGELEGQQEEPPCIFCESFMSS, from the exons ATGTCcaacaagagagagaaagaagcagGAAGAGAGAAGAACTCTGGTGGTCAGGGCCTTGTATTGCTCTCTAATAATATTGGTACTGGTAAACCTACACGCACTGGTAAATTGTCTGATAATTCAGTGCGAAAAAGCTGTTCTGCGACTGTTCCTTGCAGTCCAAATAAAATTAAGAAGGCAGAGGAATGTACAGGTGCTGCTAAAAAAGCTGCTAATAATGGGGGTGTTTCTGAGACTGAACCCAAGAAATCTGGAGCTAAAACCGTTTCCTCCCGTGTCTGGAAAGCTAGAGATTCTGTTGAAGTTAAACATACTGCATCTGAGGaag CAGGTGAACAGGAAACAGCCCAGGTGACTCCACCTCCTAGGATTGTAAAACGGACGGATAAGAAAACAACAGAAAAGGTTGCATCCCCTCAGCAGGTATGGAGAGAGAAAGCGCAACCTGAGTCCACTGATACGAAGGAGCTTTCTGCAAGAAAACAGCAATTGCAGTCCACTAAAACAACTGATTCTAGTCCTCTCACTAGCAAGTCTAAGAAGTCTGCGACTCAAAAAAAGGTTAAAAATAAGGAACCTTCATCTAAAGAACAATCATCTAAAGGGAAGCAGGTCCAGAAAAAGAAAGCTGAACATCATAAAGCTTCTACCAGCAGCAGATCAGATTTGGCACCACCGAGTTATCTTGAATATCATTTAGAATGGGATG GTTTTAATGAACCTGTCAACCATATTGGAGTATGTTGCTCTCTATGTGAGATGGATCTAGGGGTTGCACCATATGATGGTTATGACGACGGGGATAGTGAGTTCTCCGCAATACCAGTAGTAGCAGTTTTGCCTTGTGGGCATTCCTTTCATTATTATTGCCTGAATCTTGGTGAGCTTGAAGGACAGCAGGAAGAGCCGCCTTGTATTTTTTGCGAAAGTTTCATGTCTTCTTGA